In Nitratiruptor sp. YY09-18, a single window of DNA contains:
- the nuoD gene encoding NADH dehydrogenase (quinone) subunit D — translation MQQRHRLKPYFENLVFERDDNKMVVNFGPQHPSAHGQLRLILEMDGEQITKAYPDIGYLHRGMEKMGENMIYNEFLPTTDRMDYIAATSNNYAFALAVERLLGIEDKVPRRAKVIRMMLLELNRIISHLFWLATHALDVGAMSVFLYCFREREYAMDLMEEYCGARLTHSAVRIGGVPLDLPEGWLEHLNWFLNKLPEQIELYEGLLTENRIWRMRLEEVGVVPPEMAKQWACSGIMLRGSGIEYDIRKEEPYELYDEVDFDIPVSDRCDSYGRYLLYMEEMRQSTRILRQLIPMYKETEPFLMAHAPQYISASKEDIMTQNYSLMQHFVLVTQGMRPPVGEVYAPTESPKGELGFFIRSEGEPYAYRMKIRAPSFWHTGILQDLLPGHYLADVVTIIGSTNIVFGEIDR, via the coding sequence ATGCAGCAAAGACATAGATTAAAGCCATATTTTGAAAACCTCGTTTTTGAACGAGATGATAACAAGATGGTGGTCAACTTCGGGCCACAACACCCATCAGCTCACGGTCAGCTTCGACTTATTTTGGAGATGGACGGAGAGCAGATTACAAAAGCCTATCCAGATATCGGATATCTGCACCGTGGAATGGAGAAGATGGGTGAGAACATGATCTACAATGAGTTCTTGCCTACAACAGACCGTATGGATTATATTGCAGCGACATCCAATAACTATGCTTTTGCGCTTGCAGTCGAGCGGCTTTTGGGTATTGAAGATAAAGTGCCTCGCAGAGCGAAAGTGATCCGTATGATGTTGCTTGAGCTCAACCGTATTATCTCTCATCTCTTTTGGCTTGCAACACATGCACTCGATGTTGGTGCAATGAGTGTGTTTTTGTACTGCTTTAGAGAGCGTGAGTATGCAATGGATTTGATGGAAGAGTATTGTGGTGCACGCCTTACACACAGTGCTGTGCGCATCGGAGGTGTTCCTCTTGATCTACCAGAAGGGTGGCTTGAACATCTTAACTGGTTTTTAAATAAACTCCCAGAGCAGATCGAACTCTATGAAGGGCTCTTGACAGAAAACCGCATCTGGCGTATGCGTCTTGAAGAGGTTGGTGTTGTTCCACCAGAGATGGCTAAACAGTGGGCATGTAGCGGTATCATGCTCAGAGGGAGCGGCATTGAGTATGATATACGCAAAGAGGAGCCGTATGAACTCTATGATGAAGTAGATTTTGATATTCCAGTGAGCGATAGATGTGATAGCTATGGACGCTATCTTCTCTACATGGAAGAGATGCGCCAAAGTACTAGAATACTGCGCCAGCTCATTCCTATGTATAAAGAGACTGAGCCGTTTCTCATGGCACATGCTCCACAATATATTAGTGCATCAAAAGAGGATATCATGACGCAAAACTACTCTTTGATGCAGCATTTTGTCCTCGTAACTCAGGGTATGAGACCACCTGTTGGGGAAGTCTATGCACCGACTGAGTCACCAAAAGGGGAGCTTGGATTTTTTATTCGCAGTGAAGGTGAGCCGTACGCATATCGTATGAAAATTAGAGCACCAAGTTTTTGGCATACAGGAATTTTGCAAGATCTTCTACCAGGGCACTATTTGGCCGACGTAGTGACAATTATTGGTTCGACAAACATAGTTTTTGGTGAGATTGATAGATAA
- a CDS encoding NADH-ubiquinone oxidoreductase subunit E family protein, giving the protein MVRYDLRHLHEDFYDRMLELLDKNVKSGEVAIFLFEVVVNGKSNFEAVQKSADVIKEAGYELLNSLKFNEVDWTIVVRKK; this is encoded by the coding sequence ATGGTCAGATACGATTTAAGACATCTCCATGAAGATTTTTATGATCGAATGTTAGAGCTTTTGGATAAGAATGTCAAAAGTGGCGAAGTGGCAATATTCTTATTTGAAGTAGTTGTCAATGGCAAAAGCAATTTTGAAGCAGTACAAAAGAGTGCCGATGTGATTAAAGAGGCAGGATACGAACTGCTCAATTCGCTCAAATTCAATGAAGTCGATTGGACAATAGTTGTGAGAAAAAAATAA